The DNA sequence CCTGTGCGCAAGGCCGCCGAAGATCCCGTTCGGTCGCTGCAACAGATGCGTTGTGCAGTGTTTTTCGAGTGACTTGTTCCAAGAGGTTGGATATTAAATGAATGCAGTTATTGCCGCGGTCGGCATCATGCTGATTCTCAGCTTGTCCCGCGTGCACGTGGTCATCGCGCTGATTGTCGGTGCATTAGCGGGTGGCCTGATCGGCGGCCTGGGAATTGAGGGTACGTTGAAGGCCTTCAACGGGGGGCTGGGTGGTGGTGCCACTGTTGCCTTGTCCTACGCGTTGCTGGGCGCATTCGCGGTAGCCATTGCCAGGTCGGGGCTGGCCCACGCCCTGGCCGACAGGATCCTGGCCATGGTCGATCGCCGGCATGCGGCCCAGACCGGGCAAATCAAATGGTTGTTGATCGGCCTGCTTTTGGTGGTGGCGATTTCCTCGCAAAACATCCTGCCGATCCACATCGCCTTCATCCCCTTGCTGGTTCCGCCCTTGCTGTATGTACTGACCCGCCTGGAAATCGATCGGCGGCTGGTGGCCTGCGTGATCACCTTCGGTCTGATCACGCCGTACATATTTCTGCCGGTAGGCTTCGGCAATATCTTCCTCAACGAGATCCTGCTGGCCAGTGTCAGCAGGAGCGGGGTGGATGTCAGCGCGGTGAGCGTGACCCACGCCATGGCGATTCCGGCGGCGGGCATGCTGGTCGGCCTGCTGGTCGCGGTCTTCATCAGCTATCGCAAGAAGCGGGTCTACGATCTTGAGAAGATCGAACAGGTCGAACAGGTCAGCATCCGCTACAACCCACTGACACTGCTGGTCGCCCTGGGGGCCATTGCCGCGGCGTTCATCATTCAGCTGTGGCTGGATTCGATGATTGTCGGCGCCCTGGCCGGTTTCGTGATTTTTTCGCTATCGGGCATCGTGCGCTGGCGCGAGACCGATGACCTGTTCACCGAAGGCATGAAGATGATGGCCATGATCGGCTTCATCATGATTGCCGCCTCCGGGTTTGCCGAGGTGATGAAAGCCACCGGTGAGGTTCGCAGTCTGGTCGAATCGTCCGCTTACTGGATCAATCACAGCAAAGGCATCGGCGCGCTGTTGATGCTGCTGGTTGGCCTGCTGGTGACCATGGGGATTGGTTCGTCGTTTTCGACAGTACCGATCCTGGCAGCGATTTTCGTCCCGCTTTGCGTGCAATTGGGGTTCGACCCTATCGCCACGGTCTGCATAGTGGGCACGGCCGGCGCCTTGGGCGACGCCGGGTCGCCGGTCTCGGACTCGACCCTGGGGCCGACCTCCGGCTTGAACGTTGATGGCCAGCATAGCCACATCTGGGACACGGTAGTACCGACCTTTCTGCACTACAACCTGCCGTTGCTGGGGTTTGGTTGGGTGGCGGCGATGGTGTTGTAAGCCTCCTGCCTTTGCGGGCCTTCGGGATTTATGATGCAGTTCTAAACTCGTACCTGGATCGGTTGACCAAGCATTAAGGCGCACCGCTTTATCCGGCGCTTTGCTGACAAGGACCAGGCATGAACGAGACCACGCTGCAAAACAGATACCTGCTACTGCTCCTGTTGCTGGTAACCATCGCCTTCATGTGGATTCTGGTGCCCTTTTACGGCGCAGTATTCTGGGCAGTGATTCTGGGCATTCTCTTCGCCCCGCTGCAGCGCTGGTTGTTGATGCGCCTGAAATGGCGGCGCAATCTGGCGGCGTTCATCTCGTTGCTGGTCTGTCTGGTCATTGCGATCCTGCCTGTGCTCATCGTCGGCACCTTGCTGATTCAGGAGGGTGCGGCGCTGTACAAAAGCATCGAAAGCGGGCAGTTGGACATTGCCGGCTTTATCGCCCAGCTCAAGGACATGCTGCCAACCTACATGCAGCGCATGCTCGACCGGATGGGCATGGGCGACCTCGAAGGCCTGCGCGACAAGATCACCAAGAGCGCCGTGCAGGGCAGCCAGTTCTTCGCGACCCAGGTTTCCTATTTGGCCAGGGCACGTTCGATTTATTGATCAGCCTCGCCACCATGCTGTACCTGCTGTTCTTCTTTTTACGCGATGGCGCCGAACTGGCCCGTAAAATCCGTACGGCCGTTCCGCTTGCCGAACACCAGAAACGCCTGCTGCAGCTGAAGTTCAACCGTGTGGTACGGGCGACCGTAAAGGTCAACGTGCTGGTGGCCATCACCCAGGGTGCGCTGGGCGGGGCGATCTTCTGGTTTCTGGATATACTCAGCGCCCTGGTCTGGGCAGTGATGATGGCGTTACTCTCACTGTTGCCAGCCGTAGGCGCGGGGATTGTCTGGGCACCGGTCTCCGCGTACTTCCTGATGATCGGTGAAACCTGGGAGGGCGTGCTGCTGGCACTCTACGGTGTGTTCGTCATTGGCCTGGTGGACAATGTCCTGCGGCCCATCCTGGTCGGCAAGGACACCAAGATGCCAGATTACCTGGTGCTGATTTCAACCCTCGGCGGCCTGGCCGTATTTGGCCTCAACGGTTTTGTGATCGGGCCGTTGATCGCCGCCTTGTTCATGTCTTGCTGGGATATTTTCGTCAGCAACAAACAGAAGGTGCAGTTGCCCTAGTTCAGTCTTTTGGAACTACCTGAAACTGTAGGATGATGCCCGACCCACGGATGGAGAGCTTGATCCCGTCATTGCCGGCCGATTGCGCATAGATGCCCGGCTGATAGGCGAACACGTCCTGGTTGGTAGCGGTGCGGCCTTGCTCGACGCGGTCCATGTCGATGAGGTTGCTGGCACCCGGGACTTCGTTCAATCGGTTGCGGGCTGACTCGAGCTCGCTGGTTTCGTTGCCCTGGATGGTCATCTGGTCCAGTTCGATGCCTTCGTTGGCGTGGGCGGATTACGCAACGCCCAACAACGCGAGCGGGAAGGTGAAGGGCAGGGGGGCACGCATCGAATGAAGCTCCAAATGATTCGGTCTGACGAGGCAATGGAAGCTCAGACGAACAATGCATCATCCGAAGCACGTGCATATTGCGGCCGCTTCGCACCCGAGCGCAGCCTGCGGCAGCGGCTACGCCGACCATGGTGTGCCGGACATTTGTAGCCGCTGCCGCCAGGCTGCGCTCGGGCGCGAAGCGGCCGCAAGATTTTCGGCCCCTGCGGAAAACAAAACACCCCGCCGAAGCGGGGTGTTGGGTGTAGCGTGGGTTACATCAGCCGACTAGCTGAAACCCGGCATGCTGCACCATGTCCAGCAGCGGTTGCGGGTACACGCCGAGCACGAACGCCACGATCGCGATCGCCAGCAGCATCACGCCACCGGTGCGTTGTTCCCAGTTCAGCGGTGCATCGTGACGACGCAGGTTCGGTTCGATCAGGAACAGGGTGACCATCACGCGCAGGTAGTAGAACACGCCGATGGCACTGCCCAGCACCAGGGTACCGATCAGCCACCACAGGTGCGACTCGACGCCAGTGGCGATGATGTAGAACTTGCCGATGAAGCCGGCGGTCAGCGGGATACCGGCCAGCGACAGCATCATCACGGTCAGTACGGCGGTCAGGTACGGACGACGCCAGAACAGGCCGCGGTACTCGTATAGCGCATCAGCGTCACGACCGTTGTACGGCGAGGACATCAGGGTGATGACGCCGAAGGCGCCCAGGCTGGTGATCACGTAAGTGACCAGGTACACGCCGATAGCTTCCACGGCCAGCCCCTTGCTCGCCACCAGGGCGATCAGCAGGTAGCCGAAGTGGGCGATCGAGGAGTAGCCGAGCAGACGCTTGAGGTTGCTCTGG is a window from the Pseudomonas sp. LS1212 genome containing:
- a CDS encoding Na+/H+ antiporter family protein — its product is MNAVIAAVGIMLILSLSRVHVVIALIVGALAGGLIGGLGIEGTLKAFNGGLGGGATVALSYALLGAFAVAIARSGLAHALADRILAMVDRRHAAQTGQIKWLLIGLLLVVAISSQNILPIHIAFIPLLVPPLLYVLTRLEIDRRLVACVITFGLITPYIFLPVGFGNIFLNEILLASVSRSGVDVSAVSVTHAMAIPAAGMLVGLLVAVFISYRKKRVYDLEKIEQVEQVSIRYNPLTLLVALGAIAAAFIIQLWLDSMIVGALAGFVIFSLSGIVRWRETDDLFTEGMKMMAMIGFIMIAASGFAEVMKATGEVRSLVESSAYWINHSKGIGALLMLLVGLLVTMGIGSSFSTVPILAAIFVPLCVQLGFDPIATVCIVGTAGALGDAGSPVSDSTLGPTSGLNVDGQHSHIWDTVVPTFLHYNLPLLGFGWVAAMVL